The DNA segment TCCCCAGGCGGGGTACTTAATGTGTTTACTGCGGCACCGAGGTTGGACCCCCGACACCTAGTACCCATCGTTTACGGCGTGGACTACCAGGGTATCTAATCCTGTTTGCTCCCCACGCTTTCGTGCCTCAGCGTCAGTTACAGTCCAGAAAGCCGCCTTCGCCACTAGTGTTCTTCCTAATCTCTACGCATTTCACCGCTACACTAGGAATTCCGCTTTCCTCTCCTGCACTCTAGATGCCCAGTTTGAAATGCAGCACCCAAGTTGAGCTCGGGTATTTCACATCTCACTTAAACATCCGCCTACGCACTCTTTACGCCCAGTAAATCCGGACAACGCTCGCCACCTACGTATTACCGCGGCTGCTGGCACGTAGTTAGCCGTGGCTTCCTCCTCTGGTACCGTCATTATCGTCCCAGATAACAGAGCTTTACAACCCTAAGGCCTTCATCACTCACGCGGCGTTGCTGCGTCAGGGTTTCCCCCATTGCGCAATATTCCCCACTGCTGCCTCCCGTAGGAGTCTGGACCGTGTCTCAGTTCCAATGTGGCCGATCACCCTCTCAGGTCGGCTACGCATCGTCGCCTTGGTAAGCCTTTACCTTACCAACTAGCTAATGCGCCGCGGGCCCATCTCAAAGCGGATTACTCCTTTGATTACAAAACCATGCGATTTCGTAATTTTATGCGGTATTAATCTCCCTTTCGGGAGGCTATTCCCCTCTTTGAGGCAGGTTGCCCACGTGTTACTCACCCGTCCGCCGCTAATCCGTTCCCCGAAGGGAACTTCATCGCTCGACTTGCATGTGTTAGGCACGCCGCCAGCGTTCGTCCTGAGCCAGGATCAAACTCTCAATTTAAAGTTCAATCTCAAACTCAAATTCACTGACTTTATGATTTATCATCATCATCTCTGTTTAATTTTCAAAGACCAGTTTTTCTCTGTCGCCTTGCGACGAAATATATAATATCATATAAACAAAACTATATTTTTATAAATTAATTAAATTATATAGTTTAAATACAATTTTCTCTTTTTTATTTCTTTTTACTTAGTTTTTCTTATATAGATACGCAAGGTTAAGTTTATTATTATTTTTTGGTAAATATTTGTTTTATATAAACCAATAAAAAAATGCTACATGTTTATGTAGCATTTTTTATTACTTTATTATTCTTCACTTTATTATTCTTCACTTTGTTCTTGTTCTAATATTTCATTATTCTCTTCTTGGTCTACTGAATCAATGTTCTGTTCTTGATTGCCATTTTGTTGTTTCTCTGCTAGGCTATTATCTTCATCAATATTTTCTTCACACATTTTTTCATCTTCACAGTTAATTTTAGCCATAGCCACTACTTCTATTTCTTCTCCAGTTTTCATAAGAGTTACGCCCATAGTATTTCTGCTTGTAATAGATATATCAGAAACATTTATCCTTATAACTATATCTTTACTATTTATAAGCATTATTTCATCCGTTTCTTTGACCATCTTAGCTCCAACTATATACCCGGTCTTATCTGTAACCTTATAAGTTATAATACCTTTTCCGCCTCTTTTTATAGTACTATATTCTGAAATAGGAGTTCTCTTACCAAATCCATTTTGGCTTACAACTAATAATTTTTCATCTTCATTTACTACATTCATAGACACTGCTATATCATTATTTCTTAAAGTTATAGCTTTAACACCTGCTGCATTTCTTCCCATAGGTCTAACATCAGTCTCTTTAAATCTTATGCTGTATCCATTTCTTGTAACCATTATAAGCTCATTGTTTCCATCTGTTAATTTAGCATCTATTAGCTCATCTCCATCTTTTAATGTTACAGCATTTAATCCTGATTTCCTTATATTAGCATATTGACTTAAGGATGTTTTCTTTACTATACCTTTTTTAGTAGCCATCATTAGGTATTTATCTTTATCAAATTCTTTTAAAGCTATTACCGCTTGAATTCTTTCTTCTTGATTTAAAGGAATTATATTTATTATGTTGGTTCCTTTAGCTGTTCTTCCTGCTTCTGGTATCTCATATGCCTTTAACTTATACGTTCTACCTTCATTAGTAAAGAACATCAATTCATTATGTGTTGATGTAATAAATAAATGTTCAACAAAGTCTTCTTCCTTCGTTGCCATAGCCTGTATTCCTCTTCCGCCTCTTTTTTGAGCACTATAGGTATCTTCCGGCAATCTCTTAATATAACCTTCATGAGTTAATGTTATAACTACATTTTGCTCTTCTATTAAATCCTCAATGTCTATATCATGAATATTTTTTTCTATGGCAGATCTTCTTTCATCACCATATTTATCTCTTATTTCTAAAAGTTCTTCTTTGATTAGGTTTAAAAGTATCTCCTTATTTCCTAATATTTCTTTTAATCTCTTTATATTTTCCTGTAATGCGTTATATTCATCTTCTATTTTTTCTCTTTCCAAACCTGTTAATCTTTGAAGCTTCATGTCTAGTATTGCTTGGGATTGTTTTTCAGAAAGATTAAATTTACTCATAAGGCCATTTCTTGCTTCTTGAGTAGTTTTAGAAGCTCTTATTAAGCTTATTACCTCATCTATATGATCTAATGCTATTTTTAATCCTTCTAAAATATGAGCTCTTGCTAAAGCTTTATCTAGCTCAAATTGAGTTCTTCTTGTAATTACTTCTTCTTGGAATTTCACATACTCTACTAATATTTGTTTTAAATTTAAAACTTTAGGTTCATTGTTTACTAATGCTAGCATTATTACTCCAAAGGTATCTTGAAGTCTAGTATGCTTATATAACCTATTTAAAACCACATTAGGATTGGCATCCCTTTTTAGTTCAATGACGATTCTCATACCTTCTCTATCAGATTCGTCTCTTAAATCAGATATACCATCTACCTTTTTATTTTTAACTAAATTAGCTATATTCTCTATAAGTCTTGACTTATTTACCTGATAAGGTATTTCAGTAACTATTATTCTAGTTCTTCCTTTTTCTTCTTCTATGTCTGTTTTAGCCCTCATGACTATTCTTCCTCTACCAGTTTCATAAGCCTGCCTAATTCCAGCAGTTCCTTTTATTATTCCTGCTGTTGGGAAATCTGGTCCTTTTATCTTTGTCATGAGTTCTTGTATTGTAACTTCGGGATTATCTATAAGCATTATTATGCCATCTACTACTTCTCTTAGGTTATGAGGTGGTATATTAGTGGCCATACCTACTGCTATACCTGCTGAACCATTTACTAATAAATTAGGAAATCTAGATGGTAAAACGCAAGGTTCCTTTTCTTCTCCATCAAAGTTAGGTATGAAATCTACAGTATTTTTATTTATATCCCTAATCATCTGTAGATTTATTTTGCTCATTTTAGCCTCAGTATACCTCATAGCCGCAGCACCATCGCCATCTATAGAACCAAAGTTTCCATGGCCATCTACAAGAGTATATCTCATATTAAAATCTTGAGCCATTCTAACAAGAGCATCATAAACTGCAGTATCACCATGTGGATGGTATTTACCTAAAACGTCTCCGACTATTCTTGCACATTTTCTATATCCCTTTTCTGGTGTTAAACCTAGCTCATGCATAGAATAAATTATTCTTCTATGAACTGGCTTTAAACCATCTCTTACATCGGGCAGTGCACGACCTACTATTACACTCATAGCGTAATCTATATAAGATTTTTTCATTTCATTCTTTACATCTACTGGTAGTATTTTACCTTCAAACATGTAGTTACACCTCTTTTATCTTTATATATCTAGGTTAACAACTTTTTTAGCATTTTCCTCAATAAACTGTCTGCGAGGTTCTACTTTATCACCCATAAGTATAGTGAATATCTCATCTGCAGCCATAGCGTCTTCTACCGTTACCTTTAGTAAGGTTCTTTTATCTGGATCCATGGTAGTTTCCCAAAGTTGTTCCGCGTCCATTTCTCCTAGACCTTTGTATCTTTGAATTTCTGTATTTGTATCTTTTCCTCCAACTTCCTGTAATATCATATCTAATTCTTTATCACTGTAAGAATAATATTCTTTCTTGCCTTTAGATATTTTATAAAGTGGAGGTTGTGCAATATATACATGTCCTTGCTCTACTAATTCTTTCATGTATCTGTAGAAGAATGTTAAAAGCAAAGTTCTTATATGGGCACCATCAACGTCCGCATCTGTCATTATTATAATTCTATTATATCTTATTTTACTTATATCAAATTCTTTTCCTATACCCGCACCAAAAGCTGTTACCATAGATCTTATTTCCTGGTAACCTAATATTTTATCAAGCCTCTGTTTTTCTACATTCATTATTTTACCCCTTAGAGGTAAGATAGCTTGAAATTCTCTATTTCTTCCTTGTTTTGCGCTACCACCTGCAGAGTCTCCCTCTACTAAGTATATTTCACATTTCTCTGGATCCTTTGAAGAACAATCCGAAAGTTTTCCTGGCAATGATGTACTTTCAAGTACAGATTTTCTTCTTGTGAGTTCCCTTGCCTTTTTAGCAGCTTCTCTTGCACGAGATGCAGTAAGTCCCTTATCTACTATAATTTTTGCAATCTGAGGATTTTCTTCAAGATAAGCCTCTACTGTTTCTGTAAGTATGCTATCTACTATTCCACGTGCTTCACTATTTCCTAGTTTTGTTTTTGTCTGCCCTTCAAATTGAGGCTCTGTAAGTTTTACAGATATTACAGCTGTAAGTCCTTCCCTTATATCCTCTCCTGATAGATTTTTATCATTTTCTTTTAAAAATCCAAATTTCTTAGAATAATCATTTATTATTCTTGTAAGAGCAGCTTTAAAACCAGCTAAATGTGTTCCACCTTCTACAGTATCTATATTATTTGCAAAAGAAAAGATGTTCTCTGAGTATGTATCGTTATGTTGAAGGGCCATTTCTACAATATAATCATCTTTAGTACCTTCTACATATATTGGTTCTGGATACAACGCCTGTTTATTTCTATTTAAGTAACTTACAAAAGATTTTATTCCACCTTCATAGTGGAAAATCTCTTCTTTTTCTTCTCTTTCGTCTTTAAATATTATTTTAATTCCCTTGTTTAAAAATGCTAATTCTCTTAATCTTTGAGCTAATGTATCATAATCAAAATCTATTTCCTCAAAAATTTCGGAATCTGGAAGAAAATATGTCTTTGTTCCATGCTTATCTGAATTTCCTACTTTATCTAAACCTGTAACAGCCTTTCCTCTTGAATATTCCTGCTTCCAAACATCCCCATCTCTAAAAACTGTAACACTACAGTGCTCTGATAAAGCATTAACTACAGAAGCACCAACACCATGAAGTCCTCCGGATACCTTGTATCCTCCCCCTCCAAATTTACCTCCAGCATGAAGTACTGTCATTATAACTTCAACTGTAGGCATCTTCATCTTATGGTGCATACCTACAGGCATACCTCTACCATTATCCTCTATGGTAACTGAGTTATCTTTATGTATATTTACCTGTATTTCATCACAATAACCTTCTAATGCTTCATCTATACTATTATCTACTATTTCATAAACCAAGTGATGAAGTCCTCTTAAACTAGTACTACCTATATACATTCCTGGTCTTTTTCTTACAGCTTCCAGACCCTCTAGTACCTGTATTTGACTTTCATCATAAACTCCGTTATTTTCCATTAAAACTTTACCTCCTAACCTACGCTATAGTTGAAAGTATATGGTTTTAGCTCTTTTTTGAAGAGTAGATGACGATATTGGAGACAAATATATTTTGCTCTTCTTATCAACTTCTGCAATAACAAAGGATTTAGGCTTTTCCTTAGTAACTCTCTCTACAAAACCATCCTCTTCTGCCAATCTTAAAAATTGACTGGTATCTGAACTATACATAGTAGTTTCCATATCAAAAATTCCTATGACATCTTCTACTGGCACTACTACATTCTCACCTAAATGTAAAAACATAAAATATCCTCCTTAGAACTACTTAATTCTTTCTATATTTCCATTTCTAACTTCATAAGCTAAAGAGTCTTCTCCTAGATATTCTTGAATATTATGCATGCCCGTACAGGTTATAATTGTTTGAATGTCTTTTATAGAACTTAATATATATTTTTGTCTCCTAATATCTAATTCTGATAAAACATCATCCAATAAAAGAACAGGATATTCCCCTGTTATACTTTTAATTATATCCAAAAAAGCAAACTTTATTGTTAATACAGAAGTTCTTTGTTGACCTTGTGAACCATATTCTCTAGCATCTATATCGTTTATTTTTATATCAAAATCATCTCTGTGTGGTCCTGCTGATGTATTTCTCTTATCCATATCACTTTTTCTATGACTTTTTAATAAATAAAAAAGAGCCTGTTCTACGTCTTTTGTATCCTGAATATTTTTAATTTGAGATACATAACTAAAACTTATTTTTTCTTTTCCACTAGTTATATTTGAATGTATACTCTCTCCATATTTATTAAGCATTTTTATGTATTTTAATCTTTCTGTGATTAAATACGCTCCAAAAGAACTCATTTGAGTATCATATACATCTAAAATACCTTCATCAACTTTCATACATTTTAAAAGGGAATTTCTTTCTCCTAAAGTCTTTTTATATGCAGATAAATTATAATAATACTTTTTACTTAATTTGCAAAGCTCTATATCTAAAAGTCGTCTTCTTGCAGAGGGAGAACCTTTAACAGTATCTAAATCCTCTGGGGAAAACATAACTACATTAAAAATTCCAATAAGGTCAGCTATTTTATTAACCTTTATAGAATTTACATTAATGCCCTTTTTTCCCTCTTTAAATATTTTTATATCTATTTTTTTATCTAACCTTTCTCTTCCCACTGCAAGAGATATATACGCATTATTTGAATCCCAATTAATAAGTTCTTTATCTCTGTTTGTTCTATGAGATTTGGCTAAACTGCAGTAGTATATACTTTCAAGTATATTAGTTTTTCCTTGTGCATTATCTCCTACAAGAACATTTACCCCCCTTTTAAAATCTATTAATAAATTATGGTAATTTCTAAAATTTATAAGCTGTAATCCCTTAACATACATAATTCATACACCTTTTTATTATATCACAATATGATTAGTGACTAAAATAATTAATCTAAATAGTATTTTTTTAAACTATTTGGTACTCTGTTCCGTGAAGTTCTATTATATCACCCTTAACTAATTTTCTACCTCTTCTTGTTTCTGTTTCGCCGTTAACTTTAACTTCACCTTCTTGTATATATATTTTAGCTTCTGATCCTAGAGAAGCTGCACCACTCCATTTCAAAAAAGCATCTAACTTTATTTGTTCAGTATTTATACTTATTTTTTCCATAATATATAAACTCCTTTTGTTATTTATCTAACAGCAACTCTAACTGGAAGCAATAAATATGTGCAGTTATTATTTTCCTTATTTTTGATTATGCAAGGACTAACACTGCTAGAAAATTCCATGTATATTTCTTCTTCTTCCATTATTTTAAACACATCAATTAAATATCTTGAGTTAAATGCAGTTTTTAAAGACTCACCTTGCAAAATTATATTTAATTCTTCTCTAACCTTTCCCAATTGAGAATTAGATGTAATTATCATATTGTCATCTTTTATATCAAATTTTACTAAATTAGTATTTCCATCTTTACCCATAAGCGATGCTCTTTCAATACAACCTAGTATTTCATCTTTTTTAGTAGTAACTCTAAGGTTGTATTCCTCTGGTATTATAGAGTCGTATTTTATAAAATCTCCTTCCAAAAGTCTTGATATAATTTTAGTTTTTCCTAAATTAAACAATATATGATTATCTGTAAAAGATAAAGCAACCTTTTTTTCATCATCTTCTAATATTTTAGATACTTCATTTAGTGTTTTACCAGGAATTACACAATTTATATCATTTTCTTCATCAATATTTTCACTGCGTAAAGCAAGTCTATATCCATCTAGAGCAACTAGATTAAGTTTATTTTTTGTTATTTCAAATAAAACACCAGTTAATATAGGTCTTGTTTCATCTTGTGCTACAGCAAATATTGTTCCTTTTATCATATTTTTAAGTAATTTCTGTGATAATAAGCACATTTTATTTTCATCTATTGTTGGTATTTCTGGGTATTCATCTGCACTCATGTGGAAAAGTGTGGAGTTGGATTTTTCACACTTTATATCTATACTATTTTTTTCTGTAGTTCGTATTTCTACAGTACTATTAGGTAATTTTTTAATTATTTCACCAAAAAGTCTTGAATCTAGAACTATTCTTCCATTTTCAAGTACATTAGCTTCTACTTTAGTCTCTATACTTAGATCTATATCTGAACCTATTAAAGTAACAGTATTATTTTCAGCTATTAATAGTATTCCTTGTAATATAGACATAGTAGATTTTCCTGTAATAGCTTTTTGAGCTATATTAATAGCTTCTTGTAATTTACTTTTTTCACATGTAAATATCAAAGTAAAACCTCCTTATTTATAAACAACGAATTTTTATATAGAAAGAGAAGATAATATATAGATATTATAGTAGTAATAGTAGTAGGGGCTGTTAGTATGTGGATAAGTAGGTCAACCCTTTAAAAATGCGTAAAACACAAACAAAAATAATTGTGGATAAATAAATAATAAATTTAATATTTTATCCACAGTATCCAGAGATGAAAACCATATTTTCTTTTATCCACAAGTAATTAAATATATATTATAAACACATGTTAATTTTGAGATATTTTATTGCTTAAGTCCTCTATAGTACTCTTAAGTCCGTTATCTTTTTTTAAGTTGTTTGAGATTTTTTCGTAAGCATGTATAACAGTAGTGTGATCCCTTCCGCCAAATTCTTCTCCTATTTTAGGAAGAGACATATCCGTTAATTTTCTACATAGATACATAGCTATTTGTCTAGGGTAGGCTATATTTCTAGTTCTCCTAGAGGATTTAAAATCATCCACGCTAAGATTAAAATAACTAGAAACAATGTCTTGGATAGAACTAATAGTTATTTGTTTACTTTGACTATTAGAGATTATATCTTTTAGTGCTTCAGAAGCTAAATCTACGCTAATTTCCTTATTAGTCAAAGAAGAAAAGGCTACTATTCTAATAAGAGCTCCTTCTAATTCCCTAATATTAGATTTAATTTTATTAGCTATATACACCATAACTTCGTTAGGAATATTTAGATTTTCCACATCTGCCTTCTTTTTAAGAATGGCTATTCTAGTTTCAAAATCTGGAGCTTGAATATCTGCAATCAGCCCCCATTCGAATCTAGATCTTAATCTATCTTCTAATGTAGGAATTTCCTTTGGAGGTCTATCACTAGATAGTATTATTTGTTTATTAGCCTCGTGAAGAGCGTTGAAAGTGTGGAAAAATTCTTCTTGCGTTCTTTCTTTACCGGCGATAAATTGAATATCGTCAATAAGAAGAATATCTACATTTCTATATTTGTTTCTAAATTCTACGTTTTTATCGTCTTTTATAGAATTTATTAATTCATTAGTGAATTTTTCAGAAGTAACATATACAACCTTTGAATTAGGGTTATTCTCTAATACATAATGGCCTATAGCATGCATAAGGTGCGTTTTACCCAATCCCACGCCTCCATAAATAAAAAGGGGGTTATAAGCCTTAGCCGGGGATTCTGCTACCGCTAAAGAAGCTGCATGAGCAAATCTATTACTATTACCTATAACAAAAGAATCAAAGGTATATTTAGGATTCAGAGTAGATGTTATTTCAGGGCTAACTATTATTTTACTCTGTTCTGGTTTTATTTGCTCCTTTGGTTGAACGTCTACTGCCTCTTCGCTGGCAATTATAAATTCAATATTGTAAGATTTCGAACTTATTAATTTAATAGCATTAGAAATTAGATTTTTATATCTATTTTCTAATATTTCTTTAGTAAAATTGTTAGGTACCCCTAATTTTAAGCAATCCCTGTCTATGGATATAGGAATTATGCTTTTAATCCAAGTATTAAAGCTTACTTCTGTAAGTTCACCTTTTATGATATTTAAGGTTTTTTCCCAAATTTGAGTAAGATGAACATCCATTTCTTATCCTCCAGTTCAAAAAAATAATAAACAATATATAAACAGAGTTATCTACAATTATTAACCCATCTATAAATACTAGACAAATGTATATAAAAATATTCACATGTTGATAATTATGTTTATAATTTCAGAGAATCTCATTATAACATAAATTATCAACAGATGCATAAAAAAAGTTATTTACATAAAAAAAAATGATAAAATCCGCATAAATAAGCGGTACAAATAAATGTATTAAAAAAATATGTACAGATTAAAACAATTTATCCACAAAGTTATCAACAGCCTGTGTATAATTATTAATAATAAAAAAATATTCACAGTTCACAATTAATAATATCAAAAGGAATAAAGGTATTCAAGAAGTTATCCACAAAAATATTAAAAATATGAAAAAATATTCACAGTTTCTTAGTATAATTTTAAAATTTGGTTTTTTAATAATAGAAAATATAAAAAAAAGTGATTTTAGAATGCAATATTTTTTAACATTAATATACATTTTGTTCTTCTTGACATTGGGTATCTATAACTATATAATTTAATAGTAAAACCATAAATATAGTTAGTAAGTAATACTTTGCTATATACTAACTTCAAATGAAGGAGGTGCAGTAGGATGTTAAGAACTTACCAACCAAAGAAGTTACAAAGAAAAAGAGAACACGGTTTCAGAAAGAGAATGAGCACTAAGTCTGGAAGAAATGTTCTTCAAAGAAGAAGACTTAAAGGTAGAAAAAGATTGACAGCATAAGGCCGCATAAGTGGCCTTTTTCTGCAACTGCAGATAAAAGGAGTAAGGTTTAAATGAAACTTGAAGGTTTAAAAAAAAATGTTGAGTTTAAAACTGTATATAGAAGAGGAAAGTCTTTTTCAAATAACTTGTTAGTTTTATATAAGTATAAAAATAAAAAAAACGATAATACTAATAGATTAGGAATTTCAGTTAGCAAAAAAGTAGGAAATAGTGTGGTTAGAAGTAGAGTTAAGAGATTGATAAAGGAAAGTTACAGATTAAACCAATATAATTTCAAAGTGAATGACCTTGATTTAGTTATAATAGCTAGAACTAGTTGCAAGGATAGAACATACAAAGAAATAGAGAAAGCTTTAATCAATATAATTAAGAAAGCTGGTTTATATAATAATGAAGAGAGTTCTAATTTGCATGATTAAATTTTATAGAAAATACATATCCCCATTAAAAACTCCCTGTTGTAGGTTTTATCCTACATGTTCACAGTATGCTTTAGAAGCTATTGAAAAGTATGGAGCTTTTAAAGGAGGTATTATGGCCATAAAGAGGATTTTAAAATGCCATCCTTTTCATGATGGTGGATACGATCCTGTCAAATAATATTTAATTTTGGGAGGTTTAAAAGTGCAGTTTTTATCACAATGGTTATCGAAATTTTTTGAAATGTTGCACACTGGGTTAAATAGTTTTATACCCAACAATAACATCACATATGGCTTAGCCATAATATTATTTACAGCAATAATAAGAATAATATTATTGCCTATAAACTTTAAACAGATAAGATCTACTGTTAAAATGAGTGAAATACAACCAGAAATGAAAAAATTACAGGAAAAGTATAAAAATAATCCTCAAAAAATGCAAGAAGAAGTTATGAAGCTTTATAAAGAAAATGGTGTAAGTCCTCTAAGTGGATGTCTACCTTTAATAATACAGATGCCAATATTATTTGCCATGTATTATTTATTTTTAAATTTACCTAACATAAGCGGTGTAAGCTTT comes from the Haloimpatiens massiliensis genome and includes:
- the remB gene encoding extracellular matrix regulator RemB, with product MFLHLGENVVVPVEDVIGIFDMETTMYSSDTSQFLRLAEEDGFVERVTKEKPKSFVIAEVDKKSKIYLSPISSSTLQKRAKTIYFQL
- the recF gene encoding DNA replication/repair protein RecF (All proteins in this family for which functions are known are DNA-binding proteins that assist the filamentation of RecA onto DNA for the initiation of recombination or recombinational repair.) — protein: MYVKGLQLINFRNYHNLLIDFKRGVNVLVGDNAQGKTNILESIYYCSLAKSHRTNRDKELINWDSNNAYISLAVGRERLDKKIDIKIFKEGKKGINVNSIKVNKIADLIGIFNVVMFSPEDLDTVKGSPSARRRLLDIELCKLSKKYYYNLSAYKKTLGERNSLLKCMKVDEGILDVYDTQMSSFGAYLITERLKYIKMLNKYGESIHSNITSGKEKISFSYVSQIKNIQDTKDVEQALFYLLKSHRKSDMDKRNTSAGPHRDDFDIKINDIDAREYGSQGQQRTSVLTIKFAFLDIIKSITGEYPVLLLDDVLSELDIRRQKYILSSIKDIQTIITCTGMHNIQEYLGEDSLAYEVRNGNIERIK
- the gyrB gene encoding DNA topoisomerase (ATP-hydrolyzing) subunit B; translated protein: MENNGVYDESQIQVLEGLEAVRKRPGMYIGSTSLRGLHHLVYEIVDNSIDEALEGYCDEIQVNIHKDNSVTIEDNGRGMPVGMHHKMKMPTVEVIMTVLHAGGKFGGGGYKVSGGLHGVGASVVNALSEHCSVTVFRDGDVWKQEYSRGKAVTGLDKVGNSDKHGTKTYFLPDSEIFEEIDFDYDTLAQRLRELAFLNKGIKIIFKDEREEKEEIFHYEGGIKSFVSYLNRNKQALYPEPIYVEGTKDDYIVEMALQHNDTYSENIFSFANNIDTVEGGTHLAGFKAALTRIINDYSKKFGFLKENDKNLSGEDIREGLTAVISVKLTEPQFEGQTKTKLGNSEARGIVDSILTETVEAYLEENPQIAKIIVDKGLTASRAREAAKKARELTRRKSVLESTSLPGKLSDCSSKDPEKCEIYLVEGDSAGGSAKQGRNREFQAILPLRGKIMNVEKQRLDKILGYQEIRSMVTAFGAGIGKEFDISKIRYNRIIIMTDADVDGAHIRTLLLTFFYRYMKELVEQGHVYIAQPPLYKISKGKKEYYSYSDKELDMILQEVGGKDTNTEIQRYKGLGEMDAEQLWETTMDPDKRTLLKVTVEDAMAADEIFTILMGDKVEPRRQFIEENAKKVVNLDI
- the yaaA gene encoding S4 domain-containing protein YaaA: MEKISINTEQIKLDAFLKWSGAASLGSEAKIYIQEGEVKVNGETETRRGRKLVKGDIIELHGTEYQIV
- the rnpA gene encoding ribonuclease P protein component yields the protein MKLEGLKKNVEFKTVYRRGKSFSNNLLVLYKYKNKKNDNTNRLGISVSKKVGNSVVRSRVKRLIKESYRLNQYNFKVNDLDLVIIARTSCKDRTYKEIEKALINIIKKAGLYNNEESSNLHD
- the dnaN gene encoding DNA polymerase III subunit beta gives rise to the protein MIFTCEKSKLQEAINIAQKAITGKSTMSILQGILLIAENNTVTLIGSDIDLSIETKVEANVLENGRIVLDSRLFGEIIKKLPNSTVEIRTTEKNSIDIKCEKSNSTLFHMSADEYPEIPTIDENKMCLLSQKLLKNMIKGTIFAVAQDETRPILTGVLFEITKNKLNLVALDGYRLALRSENIDEENDINCVIPGKTLNEVSKILEDDEKKVALSFTDNHILFNLGKTKIISRLLEGDFIKYDSIIPEEYNLRVTTKKDEILGCIERASLMGKDGNTNLVKFDIKDDNMIITSNSQLGKVREELNIILQGESLKTAFNSRYLIDVFKIMEEEEIYMEFSSSVSPCIIKNKENNNCTYLLLPVRVAVR
- the dnaA gene encoding chromosomal replication initiator protein DnaA, which gives rise to MDVHLTQIWEKTLNIIKGELTEVSFNTWIKSIIPISIDRDCLKLGVPNNFTKEILENRYKNLISNAIKLISSKSYNIEFIIASEEAVDVQPKEQIKPEQSKIIVSPEITSTLNPKYTFDSFVIGNSNRFAHAASLAVAESPAKAYNPLFIYGGVGLGKTHLMHAIGHYVLENNPNSKVVYVTSEKFTNELINSIKDDKNVEFRNKYRNVDILLIDDIQFIAGKERTQEEFFHTFNALHEANKQIILSSDRPPKEIPTLEDRLRSRFEWGLIADIQAPDFETRIAILKKKADVENLNIPNEVMVYIANKIKSNIRELEGALIRIVAFSSLTNKEISVDLASEALKDIISNSQSKQITISSIQDIVSSYFNLSVDDFKSSRRTRNIAYPRQIAMYLCRKLTDMSLPKIGEEFGGRDHTTVIHAYEKISNNLKKDNGLKSTIEDLSNKISQN
- the yidD gene encoding membrane protein insertion efficiency factor YidD; protein product: MKRVLICMIKFYRKYISPLKTPCCRFYPTCSQYALEAIEKYGAFKGGIMAIKRILKCHPFHDGGYDPVK
- the gyrA gene encoding DNA gyrase subunit A — encoded protein: MFEGKILPVDVKNEMKKSYIDYAMSVIVGRALPDVRDGLKPVHRRIIYSMHELGLTPEKGYRKCARIVGDVLGKYHPHGDTAVYDALVRMAQDFNMRYTLVDGHGNFGSIDGDGAAAMRYTEAKMSKINLQMIRDINKNTVDFIPNFDGEEKEPCVLPSRFPNLLVNGSAGIAVGMATNIPPHNLREVVDGIIMLIDNPEVTIQELMTKIKGPDFPTAGIIKGTAGIRQAYETGRGRIVMRAKTDIEEEKGRTRIIVTEIPYQVNKSRLIENIANLVKNKKVDGISDLRDESDREGMRIVIELKRDANPNVVLNRLYKHTRLQDTFGVIMLALVNNEPKVLNLKQILVEYVKFQEEVITRRTQFELDKALARAHILEGLKIALDHIDEVISLIRASKTTQEARNGLMSKFNLSEKQSQAILDMKLQRLTGLEREKIEDEYNALQENIKRLKEILGNKEILLNLIKEELLEIRDKYGDERRSAIEKNIHDIDIEDLIEEQNVVITLTHEGYIKRLPEDTYSAQKRGGRGIQAMATKEEDFVEHLFITSTHNELMFFTNEGRTYKLKAYEIPEAGRTAKGTNIINIIPLNQEERIQAVIALKEFDKDKYLMMATKKGIVKKTSLSQYANIRKSGLNAVTLKDGDELIDAKLTDGNNELIMVTRNGYSIRFKETDVRPMGRNAAGVKAITLRNNDIAVSMNVVNEDEKLLVVSQNGFGKRTPISEYSTIKRGGKGIITYKVTDKTGYIVGAKMVKETDEIMLINSKDIVIRINVSDISITSRNTMGVTLMKTGEEIEVVAMAKINCEDEKMCEENIDEDNSLAEKQQNGNQEQNIDSVDQEENNEILEQEQSEE
- the rpmH gene encoding 50S ribosomal protein L34; its protein translation is MLRTYQPKKLQRKREHGFRKRMSTKSGRNVLQRRRLKGRKRLTA